A DNA window from Arachis hypogaea cultivar Tifrunner chromosome 18, arahy.Tifrunner.gnm2.J5K5, whole genome shotgun sequence contains the following coding sequences:
- the LOC112771761 gene encoding bidirectional sugar transporter SWEET2, whose translation MSFSAAYPVYEVAKDAAGVAGNIFAFGLFVSPIPTFRRIIRNGSTEMFSGLPYIYSLMNCLICMWYGTPLISPDNLLVTTVNSIGAVFQFVYIIIFLVYAEKSKKVRMFGLLLAVIGVFVIILVGSLQVTDSQTRRILVGFLSCASLISMFASPLFIIKLVIQTKSVEFMPFYLSLSTFLMSTSFLVYGLLNEDPFIYVPNGIGTVLGIIQLVLYFYFESKSREESGEPLIVSYA comes from the exons ATGTCTTTTTCTGCTGCATATCCTGTCTATGAGGTTGCAAAGGATGCAGCTGGAGTCGCAG GGAATATCTTTGCTTTTGGGTTGTTTGTATCTCCCAT ACCTACATTTAGGAGAATTATCAGAAATGGATCAACTGAAATGTTCTCAGGATTGCCATATATTTACTCTCTCATGAACTGCTTGATCTGCATGTGGTATGGCACGCCTCTGATATCGCCCGATAATTTGTTGGTAACGACAGTTAATTCGATCGGAGCAGTATTTCAGTTTGTGTACATAATTATCTTCCTTGTGTATGCTGAGAAATCAAAAAAG GTGAGAATGTTTGGACTATTGCTGGCAGTTATCGGCGTTTTTGTGATCATTTTAGTTGGGAGCTTGCAAGTAACTGATAGTCAAACACGCCGAATCCTTGTTGGATTCTTGAGCTGTGCTTCCCTCATTTCAATGTTTGCCTCACCTTTGTTTATAATT AAATTGGTCATTCAGACAAAGAGTGTCGAATTCATGCCGTTTTATCTCTCGCTCTCCACCTTCCTAATGAGCACCTCCTTTTTGGTTTATGGATTGCTCAATGAGGATCCCTTCATTTAT GTGCCAAATGGGATAGGAACTGTTCTGGGAATCATACAGTTGGTATTATATTTCTATTTCGAGAGTAAATCTAGAGAAGAATCCGGAGAACCTTTGATAGTGTCATATGCGTGA
- the LOC112772055 gene encoding uncharacterized protein isoform X2, whose product MNDKLHVLLQGQERMQRGILELTTALTEVVNIIASRHLSTRSTPMATCGESKEERSMKETLETSVDNEEHGFVLEQVEEAMIVVEEEVVEDLGDAEPPWESRTVKDSAEKFEIDAKEDSAQPPKHIPCEKLDGTDQEIDSIGSDDHESSSPSYELASATELHESEEPYPSEYEDDVEVDFSQPPTYDLSDEEDIEDFDQDAVAVEKFCKEMEEFTEEYKGVELTEPLETPIPRPLPPNTSFKWVQSLTFIFTFPLEYGLLETDGQLRALCSFKSKREIARTQSWCTRFNKVLHFNSKCKDWYQVQLNGSQEAFGHLGANTISKPSGWKNIDQAKGRFKSKVWDPGKYSDIHHPGSLRICLKLLKSFTCLVWDPGGCWHSKH is encoded by the coding sequence atgaatgacaaacttcatgttcttcttcaagggcaagagaGGATGCAAAGGGGCAttctggaactcactactgccttaactgaggtagtaaatataatagcttcccgacatctgagcactcgaagcactcccatggctacatgtggagaatcaaaagaagagcgaagcatgaaggagacactagaaacctcggtggacaatgaggagcatggctttgtattggaacaagtggaggaagccatgatagttgtagaagaagaagtggttgaagatttaggagatgctgaacctccatgggaatcgagaactgTAAAGGATTCTGCTGAGAAGTTCGAAATTGATGCCAAAGAggacagtgcacaacctccaaagcatataccttgtgaaaaattggacggaacagaccaagaaaTTGATTCCATTGGCAGTGATGaccatgaatcaagctctcctagttatgaacttgcatccgcaactgAACTTCATGAgtctgaagaaccttatccaagtgaatacgaagatgatgtcgaggtagatttctctcaacctccaacgtatgacttgagtgacgaggaagacatagaagactttgatcaagacgcagttgcagttgaaaaattttgcaaagaaatggaggaattcacagaagaatataagggagtagaacttacagaaccactggaaacacctatcccaaggccattaccacctaatacaagcttcaagtgggtacaatccttaacctttatctttacctttccacttgaatatggtttgcttgaaacagatggccagcttagagctctctgcagctttaagagtaagagggaaatagctcgtactcagagctggtgtacaaggttcaataaggttctgcacttcaattcgaagtgcaaggattggtatcaagttcaattgaatgggtctcaggaggcgtttggtcatcttggtgcgaacacaatttctaaaccgtccggatggaagaatatagatcaagccaaaggcagatttaaaagcaaagtttgggatcctggaaaatattctgaCATTCATCACCCCGgtagcctgagaatctgtttgaagctgctcaaaagctttacatgcctagtttgggaccccggaggctgttggcattccaaacattag
- the LOC112772055 gene encoding uncharacterized protein isoform X1, whose product MSNPQCKGKGKATTGKKKRGKSSMSILDIMHDDSWREKHFTPQEKADQLLPTNDPVKFANRYCELKYPVFATSRNLYLERTLKIPEELQQYTSEQIKQRGWFFLERNLTEVNASWVREFYCNYFKTSLDAVHLRGKQILVTEEAIEDILQLQPKSDQPDGYQRAEEDMHFMRFDWDAVKQRIALDPTVPWVMGKNTAMPKGIKLMYLNDEARLWHHILSNFVMPSTHETELSAAMITLLWCVMEGKDLYLPRFIRYYKVRVHVRGTIPFPYLITQLGRRADVPWELADAKPTAADYKKIIPHSRKFQDLGYRPPFLTASGEVATSSAAPSSSTATPVPPTAPPPASEPVYHLVHRLF is encoded by the coding sequence atgtctaaccctcagtgcaaaggaaaaggcaaagccaCCACTGGCAAAAAGAAAAGAGGCAaatcctctatgtctatcctggacattatgcatgatgactcctggcgggaaaagcactttaccccgcaggagaaggctgaccagctcctccctaccaatgatccagttaaatttgcaaacagatactgtgagctgaagtatccagtgtttgccacctccaggaacctgtacctggagaggactctgaaaattccagaagaactacagcagtacacctccgaacagataaaacagagaggctggttcttcttggagagaaacttgacagaggtcaatgcttcctgggtcagagagttttactgcaactatttcaagacttccctggatgcagtgcacctcagaggaaaacagatactggtcactgaggaagccattgaggatattctgcagcttcagcctaagtcagatcagcctgacggttaccaaagggctgaagaggacatgcacttcatgagatttgactgggatgctgtcaagcagaggatagcccttgatcctactgtcccatgggtcatgggaaagaacacagCGATGCCTAAGGGTATCAAActgatgtatctgaatgatgaggctcggctctggcaccatatcctgagcaactttgttatgccgagcactcatgagacggagctgtctgctgctatgatcaccctcctctggtgtgtgatggagggtaaggacctgtatcttccacgattcatccggtattacaaggtcagggtccatgtcagaggcactatccctttcccatatctgattacccagctcggccgtcgagctgacgtgccttgggagctggcTGATGCAAAGCCGACTGCTGCAGACtacaagaagatcattcctcacagcagaaaGTTTCAAGAtttaggctacagacctccattccttacCGCTTCTGGTGAGGTAGCCAcatcttcagctgccccttcttcttccactgctACACCAGTcccacccactgcacctccacctgcctcagagcctgtttaccacctcgtgcaccgcTTATTTTAG